The genomic DNA CCTTTCCAAGAAGGCAGTCTATATCCCTGCTGTTACCGGCTGTCCCTCTTTCAAAATTACCAAGTGACTCCTGCAGATTGCCTTTTCTTAGATAAGAAAAACCAAGCCCGCAATATGAATCAAGAGATGAAGGGGCAAGTAATACTGATTGTTTAAACTGTTTGATTGCCTCGTCTGTATTGCCTGACCTTAAATTCGCCCACCCGAGGAGGTTATAATCTCCGGCTTTTAACGACGGCTGCGTCTTTAAAAGCCTGATGGCCTCTGTAAATTCACCATTCCTGTACACCTGAAGTGCCCTGTCATAGACAGAACCAGCGGCAAGAGAACCATGAATTGCTGATAAAGTTATCGTGATGACCGCAAGGATCAGAGTAGCCCTTACCGTAGTCAATCTCATATGCCGCATTATTGCATCATTTTGACTCAATCGGCAAGCATCCCGGGGTCAGGTCAGACCCAATAATTGACAATGACACTCAATAAGCCTAAAATACCAAATATATGAAGCCTTGCGTTCTGAGGCCGTTTACCGCAGCTATCCGAACTTATCACATTAAATAAACACGATTTATTAGGGACAAAGATGCACCACTCTGATTTCGTTCATCTTCATTTACATACTAAGTACAGCCTTCTTGACGGGGCAAACAGGATTGAGGCAATCGTTGATACGGCAGAGAAATACAGGATGCCTGCCCTGGCCATTACTGATCACGGCAACATGTACGGCGCAATAGAGTTCTACCGTACAGCAGTAAAAAAGGGGATTAAGCCTATAATCGGCGTTGAAGGGTATATTGCGCCCAAAAGCCGCCTCGATAAGAAAGATACCCATGGCATTACGAATGCCTCATTCCACATAATCCTCCTTGCAGCAAATCTGACAGGATATAAAAATCTGTTAAAGCTTGTAAGCAGCGCGCACCTTGAGGGATTTTACTACAGGCCAAGGATTGACAAGGAACTCCTGGCAAAACACAGCGAGGGGCTGATAGTGCTAAGTTCATGCCTCAAAGGGGAGATACCATACAGGATCCTTGAGGGAAAGACCAGCGAGGCAATGAAGGCCGCCGGAGAATATATTGAAATCGTCGGCAGGGATAATTTCTTTTTTGAGATACAGGACAATGGGATTGAAGATCAGGTTAAGGTAAATAAAGAGCTTATTGCGCTTTCAAAAGAACTTGGTGTACAGGTAGTTGCAACAGGTGACTGCCACTATCTTAAAAAAGAAGATTCCAGGGCCCACGATATCCTTCTATGTATCCAGACAGGAGCAAATGTAAACAGCCCCAACAGGCTCAGGTTTTCAACAGATGAGTTTTACATGAAATCTCCTGATGAGATGCACAGGGCATTTTCTGAAATCCCTGAGGCCTTGTCAAATACAAAGATAATTGCCGAGCGCTGCAATGTGGAGCTTGAGCTCGGCAAGTTCTACCTGCCTGAGTATATAGTCCCCGGCGGCTGTTCGAGGGAGGATTATCTCGAAGAACTTGCGTACAAAGGACTGTTGGACAGGGCCAGACAAAATGCATTGTCAGATGCCTCAAAAGTGGTATATGAAACCCGCCTTAAGGAAGAATTGAAGGTTATTAACTCGATGGGTTATTCCGGCTACTTTCTGATAGTCTGGGACTTCATTAATTATGCAAAGGAGCATTCCATTCCTGTAGGTCCGGGAAGGGGATCTGCCGCAGGAAGTCTTGTGGCATATAGTCTTAAGATAACAGACATCAATCCCCTTGCTCATGGCCTTCTTTTTGAACGATTCCTGAATCCTGAGAGGATTAGCATGCCTGATATTGACGTGGATTTCTGTATGGAAGGCAGGGATGAAGTAATCAGGTATGTTTCAGACAAGTATGGCAGCGACCATGTTGCACAGATAATAACGTTCGGGACAATGGCTGCGCGTGCAGCAATCAGGGACGTGGGACGGAGCCTTGACATTCCCTACGCAGAAGTGGACAAGGTTGCAAAACTGGTCCCGGAAGGACCTAATGTAACACTTGAAGATGCACTCAAATCAGAGCCTAAATTAAAGGATTTAATTAATACTGATATGCGGATGAAAGATCTTCTCTCATATGCGGGCGCACTTGAAGGCCTCACAAGACATGCATCCACACATGCTGCAGGTATAGTCATATCAAAAGAGCCTCTGACAGAATATGTCCCGCTGTCACGCGGCTCAAAGGGTGAAGTAGTTACACAGTTTTCAATGGAAGATATCGAGAAGGTCGGTCTTGTAAAGTTTGATTTTTTAGGCCTGAGAACACTTACTGTTATTGACCGGACGGCTAAGCTGATAAACCAGTCACGCGGAGGAACGGCAGCGTTTGATATGGCTTCAGTACCTCTCGATGACAAACCTGCTTATGAACTGCTCTCTTCCGGAAATACAG from Nitrospirota bacterium includes the following:
- a CDS encoding DNA polymerase III subunit alpha codes for the protein MHHSDFVHLHLHTKYSLLDGANRIEAIVDTAEKYRMPALAITDHGNMYGAIEFYRTAVKKGIKPIIGVEGYIAPKSRLDKKDTHGITNASFHIILLAANLTGYKNLLKLVSSAHLEGFYYRPRIDKELLAKHSEGLIVLSSCLKGEIPYRILEGKTSEAMKAAGEYIEIVGRDNFFFEIQDNGIEDQVKVNKELIALSKELGVQVVATGDCHYLKKEDSRAHDILLCIQTGANVNSPNRLRFSTDEFYMKSPDEMHRAFSEIPEALSNTKIIAERCNVELELGKFYLPEYIVPGGCSREDYLEELAYKGLLDRARQNALSDASKVVYETRLKEELKVINSMGYSGYFLIVWDFINYAKEHSIPVGPGRGSAAGSLVAYSLKITDINPLAHGLLFERFLNPERISMPDIDVDFCMEGRDEVIRYVSDKYGSDHVAQIITFGTMAARAAIRDVGRSLDIPYAEVDKVAKLVPEGPNVTLEDALKSEPKLKDLINTDMRMKDLLSYAGALEGLTRHASTHAAGIVISKEPLTEYVPLSRGSKGEVVTQFSMEDIEKVGLVKFDFLGLRTLTVIDRTAKLINQSRGGTAAFDMASVPLDDKPAYELLSSGNTAGIFQLESPGMRDILVKIKPDHFDDLVAILALYRPGPLGSGMVDDYVKRCRGLVPVKYETPELKDILKETQGVIVYQEQVMKIANVLAGFSLGEADLLRRAMGKKDPEIMAKMKTRFVGGAKKNGTTEKKAARIFDLIEYFAGYGFNKSHSAAYALITFQTAYLKAHYPVEYMAAMLTCEMGKLDKITAGIRECRDMGISILPPDVNESAMDFTVNGNAIRFGLVAIKNIGESAIESVIATRQDGGRFISIFDFCKRVDLRRVNKRAIESLIKSGAFDTTGGRRSQMFAVLDKAMAIGSASQRDKDQVSIFDTLDAIGPGTTSEFFPDIPEWDEHVLLKNEKDTIGFYITGHPLAKFESKMRRYSSTSTKDLSEAEDGKDVTICGIIADVRTTLTKKGDKMAYVRMEDLEGGVELIVFPELYRASSAMLTEDRPVIVTGSVNKTDSGVKLKSSRILDLSEAPEKVTSQVEIKLHSLGLTPDDLNKLKDILMAHNGKCPVYLHLIAGKKEYVVAVDQGFNINPTNEFLKSVEKRFGKDTVSFN